A single Elephas maximus indicus isolate mEleMax1 chromosome 2, mEleMax1 primary haplotype, whole genome shotgun sequence DNA region contains:
- the LOC126070456 gene encoding olfactory receptor 2L13-like, with the protein MEKWNQTSNDFILLGLLPPNQTGMLLLCLILLVFFLASVGNSTMIFLICMDSRLHTPMYFLLSQLSLTDLMYISTTVPKMVYNFLSGQKGISFLGCGFQSFFFLTTGGAEALLLGSMAYDRYVAICHPLHYPSHVTRRMCVQMIIGSWILGSINSLAHTAYILHIPYCRSRAIDHFFCDVPAMVSLACMDTWVYEYMVFVSTSLFLFLPFLGIAASYSRVLLAVYHMRSKERRKKAFTTCSTHLTVVTFYYAPTAYTYSRPRNVHSPAEDKNLAIFYTILTPMLNPIIYSLRNKEVLRAMTRVFGIFSSKKE; encoded by the coding sequence ATGGAGAAATGGAATCAAACTTCTAATGATTTCATTTTGTTGGGACTCCTTCCCCCAAATCAAACTGGCATGCTGCTCTTGTGCCTTATCCTCCTTGTATTCTTTCTGGCCTCAGTGGGAAACTCAACCATGATTTTCCTCATTTGCATGGATTCCCgactccacacacccatgtactttctCCTTAGCCAGCTCTCACTCACGGACCTGATGTACATCTCTACTACTGTCCCCAAGATGGTGTATAACTTTCTCTCTGGCCAGAAAGGCATCTCTTTCCTAGGATGTGGCTTTCAAAGCTTCTTCTTCTTGACAACGGGTGGTGCTGAAGCCTTACTCTTGGGctccatggcctatgaccgttacgtggccatctgtcacccccTCCATTATCCCAGCCATGTGACTAGAAGGATGTGTGTCCAGATGATCATAGGATCTTGGATCTTGGGGTCCATCAACTCTTTGGCACACACAGCCTATATCCTTCATATTCCTTACTGCCGGTCCAGGGCCATTGATCATTTCTTTTGCGATGTCCCAGCCATGGTGTCTCTTGCATGTATGGACACCTGGGTCTATGAGTACATGGTTTTTGTGAGCACTAGCCTCTTTCTGTTCCTTCCTTTCCTTGGCATCGCTGCTTCCTACAGCAGAGTCCTTCTGGCTGTCTACCATATGCGCtccaaagaaagaaggaaaaaggccTTCACCACCTGTTCAACGCATTTAACTGTAGTTACCTTTTACTATGCACCAACTGCTTACACCTATAGTCGGCCCAGGAATGTCCACTCACCAGCAGAAGATAAGAATTTGGCCATTTTTTACACCATCCTCACTCCCATGCTCAACCCCATTATCTACAGCCTGCGGAATAAGGAAGTCCTCAGGGCCATGACAAGAGTGtttggaatattttcttctaagaaagaaTAG